From Pararhodobacter zhoushanensis, the proteins below share one genomic window:
- a CDS encoding ABC transporter ATP-binding protein: MNILELRNVSKGFGEGIHRSEVLPGIDLAIADGEFVAILGFSGTGKSTLMNLMAGLILPDRGEVLFKGKPVEGPGPERGLVFQSYSLMPWLTVRGNVALAVDAVNPKLRKAERAEKVAHYVEMVGLGHAMERRPAELSGGMRQRVAVARALALNPEILLLDEPLSALDALTRAKLADEIERIWDQDKKTCVLITNDVDEAILLADRIIPLNPDGTLGTEFAVTLPRPRDRGAMNHDAGFKRLRAQITTYLMDVGIESKIEGSRILPNVTPIHGIAGDVPQLVADAAASPLTDRYLEFWNLHKVYPTAKGPLTVVEDFNLKVNKGEFISLIGHSGCGKSTVLTMAAGLNAISKGVITLDNRTVEGADPERAVVFQSPSLFPWLTAKENVAVGVDRVYRRASTAERQEVVEYYLERVGLGDSMDRAASEMSNGMRQRVGIARAFALSPKLLLLDEPFGMLDSLTRWELQEVLMEVWSRTKVTAICVTHDIDEAIMLADRVVMMTNGPQATIGKVMSVDLPRPRTRKALLEHADYYLYREQVLSFLEDYEGGARPHEKPAAHAAAKPQEAA, translated from the coding sequence ATGAACATTCTTGAATTGCGCAATGTATCCAAGGGTTTCGGTGAGGGTATCCACCGCTCGGAAGTTCTGCCTGGCATTGATCTGGCCATCGCGGATGGTGAATTCGTGGCGATCCTGGGCTTTTCGGGTACCGGCAAATCGACGTTGATGAACCTGATGGCCGGGCTGATCCTGCCTGATCGCGGCGAGGTGCTGTTCAAGGGCAAGCCGGTCGAAGGGCCGGGGCCGGAACGCGGGCTGGTGTTTCAAAGCTATTCGCTGATGCCCTGGCTGACCGTGCGCGGCAACGTGGCGCTGGCGGTGGATGCGGTGAACCCAAAGCTGCGCAAGGCCGAGCGGGCCGAAAAGGTCGCGCATTACGTCGAGATGGTGGGCCTTGGTCACGCGATGGAACGCCGTCCGGCCGAGCTGTCGGGCGGCATGCGCCAGCGCGTCGCCGTGGCCCGCGCTTTGGCGCTGAATCCCGAAATCCTGCTGCTGGACGAGCCGCTCTCGGCGCTGGACGCGCTGACCCGCGCCAAGCTGGCGGATGAGATCGAGCGGATCTGGGACCAAGACAAGAAAACCTGCGTGCTGATCACCAACGATGTGGACGAGGCCATTCTGCTGGCCGACCGCATCATCCCGCTGAACCCCGATGGCACACTGGGCACCGAATTTGCCGTCACCCTGCCGCGCCCGCGTGACCGGGGCGCGATGAACCACGACGCCGGTTTCAAACGCCTGCGCGCGCAGATCACCACCTATCTGATGGACGTCGGCATCGAGAGCAAGATCGAGGGTTCGCGCATCCTGCCGAACGTGACGCCGATCCACGGCATCGCCGGGGACGTGCCGCAGTTGGTGGCCGATGCTGCCGCCTCGCCGCTCACCGACCGCTATCTGGAGTTCTGGAACCTGCACAAGGTCTACCCGACCGCCAAAGGCCCGCTGACCGTGGTCGAAGATTTCAACCTCAAGGTCAACAAGGGCGAGTTCATCAGCCTGATCGGCCATTCCGGCTGCGGGAAATCCACCGTGCTGACCATGGCGGCGGGGCTGAACGCGATCTCGAAGGGCGTGATCACGCTGGACAACCGCACGGTTGAAGGGGCCGACCCCGAGCGCGCCGTGGTGTTTCAGTCGCCCAGCCTGTTCCCGTGGCTGACCGCCAAGGAAAACGTCGCGGTCGGTGTCGACCGGGTCTATCGCCGCGCCAGCACCGCCGAGCGGCAGGAGGTGGTGGAATACTATCTTGAGCGCGTGGGTCTGGGCGACAGCATGGACCGCGCCGCCAGCGAGATGTCGAACGGCATGCGCCAACGCGTCGGCATCGCCCGCGCCTTCGCGCTCAGCCCCAAGCTGCTGTTGCTGGATGAACCCTTTGGCATGCTCGACAGCCTGACGCGGTGGGAACTGCAAGAGGTGCTGATGGAGGTCTGGTCGCGCACCAAGGTCACCGCCATCTGCGTCACGCATGATATCGATGAAGCGATCATGCTGGCCGACCGCGTGGTGATGATGACCAACGGTCCGCAGGCGACCATCGGCAAGGTGATGAGCGTCGATCTGCCCCGCCCGCGCACCCGCAAGGCGCTGCTGGAACACGCGGATTACTACCTCTACCGCGAGCAGGTGCTGAGCTTCCTTGAAGACTACGAAGGCGGCGCGCGTCCGCATGAAAAACCGGCGGCGCACGCGGCCGCCAAGCCGCAAGAGGCCGCATGA
- a CDS encoding GAF domain-containing protein, translating to MMDVTLDPQARTFIEVAEVWVPQEDRLVHAQGSYGALDGFAETSAGESFAKGEGLPGKAWAEARPVVLKAFDGSYFKRAEAAKEAGLTAAVAIPVFAGAALKAVLVVLCAGDAERIGAIEVWAETDGFLMLEDGYFGAAKQFEGVSQHTQFPIGQGLPGGVWAARTPMLMRDLGSGYRFVRAESAGKAGLTTGLGLPVPVPGSKTYVLTLLSARGTPLARRFEIWDARSARVGKTGAALLVDGTCARDGRLWDADNPRRAAAWEGPIGTVLGNGLPLVLAGNPAQTAGYDSMVALPIHQAGELAFVIAWYC from the coding sequence ATGATGGATGTGACGCTCGACCCGCAGGCGCGGACCTTTATCGAGGTCGCCGAAGTCTGGGTGCCGCAAGAGGACCGTCTGGTCCATGCGCAGGGCAGTTATGGCGCGCTCGACGGCTTTGCCGAAACCTCAGCCGGCGAGAGTTTTGCCAAGGGCGAAGGACTGCCCGGCAAAGCCTGGGCCGAAGCGCGGCCGGTGGTGCTGAAAGCCTTCGACGGCTCGTATTTCAAGCGGGCCGAGGCGGCGAAAGAGGCCGGCCTGACCGCCGCCGTCGCCATCCCGGTCTTTGCCGGGGCCGCGCTGAAAGCGGTGCTGGTGGTGCTCTGCGCCGGTGATGCCGAGCGGATCGGCGCGATCGAGGTCTGGGCCGAGACTGACGGCTTTCTGATGCTGGAAGACGGCTATTTCGGTGCCGCCAAACAGTTCGAAGGGGTCAGCCAGCACACGCAGTTCCCCATCGGGCAGGGCCTGCCCGGCGGCGTCTGGGCCGCGCGCACGCCGATGCTGATGCGCGATCTGGGCTCGGGTTACCGCTTTGTGCGCGCCGAAAGCGCCGGCAAGGCGGGGCTGACCACCGGGCTGGGCCTGCCGGTCCCGGTGCCCGGCAGCAAGACCTATGTGCTGACGCTGCTCTCGGCGCGCGGCACCCCGCTGGCCCGCCGGTTCGAAATCTGGGACGCGCGCAGCGCAAGGGTCGGCAAGACCGGTGCGGCGCTGCTGGTCGACGGCACTTGCGCGCGCGACGGCAGGCTGTGGGACGCCGACAACCCCCGCCGTGCTGCCGCGTGGGAGGGCCCCATCGGCACCGTCCTGGGCAACGGTCTGCCGTTGGTTCTGGCGGGCAATCCGGCGCAGACCGCGGGTTACGACTCGATGGTTGCGCTTCCCATCCATCAGGCTGGCGAACTGGCGTTCGTCATCGCCTGGTATTGCTGA